Proteins encoded together in one Thermoplasmatales archaeon BRNA1 window:
- a CDS encoding Molecular chaperone, producing MAEELSVGIDLGTTYSCIAFIDENGDAVVDKNYEQEDTTPSVILFNENGESIVGSPAKDMVLMYPPDRIIRGVKRRMGTDYTVTIDDVVYNPVTLSGMILRKMITDFNENHGVELKKAVITCPAYFGQKERDATKDAGKVAGLDEVTIINEPTAAAISFGYGNTETRKRIFVYDLGGGTFDVTILEIEGKGFTAVTTDGERELGGLNWDEALTGIIIRKIAEQTGMDDSEIDADDEVRSSLSIDSENIKKRLSPAESTKGTITIGGKKIVYKVTRDEFEDATRPLIERTMDIVQRALDVKGFTPRDIDAFLLVGGSSKMPMVSDSMIARFPDAKIQVFDPNQSVAKGAAIFARSNNAMKEVISKLPETAKKDADPAEGPLDVYVVDNGDIRVQVPDVVPEESIVVHNVLSKSFGIKVTDESGREYISNIIFRNKTLPITRTKQYSPMVDGQISIKVEIYENNAQDDEDGLRSDVAASNPVGEFEMELPEMVTKDTPVSVRFIASDEGILSATAECMNQRKDYRIQNNIAMDADAIAKCKGLMEKVSRS from the coding sequence ATGGCAGAAGAACTCAGCGTGGGAATAGATCTGGGGACGACCTACTCCTGCATCGCCTTCATCGACGAGAACGGCGATGCGGTGGTGGACAAGAACTACGAGCAGGAGGACACCACACCCTCGGTGATCCTGTTCAACGAGAACGGGGAATCCATCGTGGGGAGCCCCGCGAAGGACATGGTGCTGATGTATCCTCCGGACAGAATCATCAGAGGGGTCAAGAGGAGGATGGGTACCGACTACACCGTGACCATCGACGACGTGGTGTACAACCCGGTCACCCTCTCGGGTATGATACTCAGGAAGATGATCACCGACTTCAACGAGAACCACGGGGTGGAGCTCAAGAAAGCGGTCATCACATGTCCCGCGTACTTCGGGCAGAAGGAGAGGGACGCCACCAAGGACGCCGGCAAGGTCGCGGGACTCGACGAGGTCACCATCATAAACGAGCCCACCGCCGCAGCAATCTCCTTCGGGTACGGCAACACCGAGACCAGGAAGAGGATCTTCGTCTACGACCTGGGAGGAGGCACCTTCGACGTCACCATCCTCGAGATCGAGGGCAAGGGGTTCACCGCGGTCACCACCGACGGCGAGAGGGAGCTAGGAGGTCTGAACTGGGACGAGGCCCTCACCGGGATCATCATCAGGAAGATCGCCGAGCAGACCGGCATGGACGATTCGGAGATCGACGCCGACGACGAGGTCAGGTCCTCCCTCTCCATCGACTCCGAGAACATCAAGAAGAGGCTGTCCCCCGCCGAGTCCACCAAGGGCACCATCACCATCGGCGGCAAGAAGATCGTCTACAAGGTCACCCGCGACGAGTTCGAGGACGCCACCCGCCCGCTCATCGAGAGGACAATGGACATCGTTCAGCGCGCCCTCGACGTGAAGGGATTCACCCCCAGGGACATCGACGCGTTCCTGCTGGTGGGAGGGTCCTCCAAGATGCCCATGGTCTCCGATTCCATGATCGCCCGCTTCCCCGACGCGAAAATCCAGGTCTTCGACCCCAACCAGTCCGTCGCCAAAGGGGCGGCGATCTTCGCGAGGTCCAACAATGCCATGAAGGAGGTCATCAGCAAGCTGCCGGAGACCGCCAAGAAGGACGCGGACCCCGCCGAGGGTCCCTTGGACGTGTACGTCGTCGACAACGGCGATATCCGGGTCCAGGTTCCCGACGTCGTCCCCGAGGAGAGCATCGTCGTGCACAACGTGCTCAGCAAGTCCTTCGGAATCAAGGTCACCGACGAGAGCGGGAGGGAGTACATCTCCAACATCATCTTCCGCAACAAGACCCTGCCCATCACCCGCACCAAGCAGTACAGCCCCATGGTGGACGGCCAGATCTCCATCAAGGTGGAGATCTACGAGAACAACGCCCAGGACGACGAGGACGGCCTGAGGTCGGACGTCGCCGCCTCCAACCCCGTCGGCGAGTTCGAGATGGAGCTCCCCGAGATGGTGACCAAGGACACCCCCGTATCCGTCAGGTTCATCGCCTCGGACGAGGGCATCCTCAGCGCCACCGCCGAGTGCATGAACCAGCGCAAGGACTACCGCATCCAGAACAACATCGCCATGGATGCCGATGCGATAGCCAAGTGCAAGGGCCTGATGGAGAAGGTCTCCCGTTCCTGA
- a CDS encoding ribosomal large subunit pseudouridine synthase F, whose amino-acid sequence MAEDGVRLNKFIAEAGVASRRAADRMIEEGRVTVNGRKGVLGDRITSDDEVRVDGRVITRDDSGSVILVFNKPRGLTCTSDKGDGTNVIDYIGYPRRIFTIGRLDKDSEGLLLLTNDGDLANKIMRSRYGHEKEYVVTVDREIDESFLRGMEKGVEIEDGVVTRKCRTEMVDLFTFRIVLKQGLNRQIRRMCEHFGYGVKKLVRVRVMNIELGNLKPGRYRDISKREREVLMETLSHSELEKKD is encoded by the coding sequence ATGGCCGAGGACGGGGTTCGTCTCAACAAGTTCATCGCGGAGGCAGGCGTGGCATCGCGCAGGGCGGCCGACAGGATGATCGAGGAGGGGAGGGTCACCGTCAACGGAAGGAAGGGCGTCCTTGGGGACAGGATAACCTCTGATGACGAGGTCCGCGTCGACGGCAGGGTGATCACCAGGGACGATTCGGGATCCGTCATCCTCGTCTTCAACAAGCCCCGGGGACTCACCTGCACCTCCGACAAGGGGGACGGCACCAACGTCATCGACTACATCGGATACCCCCGTCGCATCTTCACCATCGGCAGGCTCGACAAGGACTCGGAGGGCTTACTTCTCCTGACCAACGACGGCGACCTCGCCAACAAGATCATGAGGTCCCGCTACGGCCACGAGAAGGAGTATGTCGTGACCGTCGACAGGGAGATCGACGAGTCGTTCCTCAGGGGGATGGAGAAGGGCGTGGAGATCGAGGACGGTGTGGTCACCAGGAAGTGCAGGACCGAGATGGTCGACCTCTTCACCTTCAGGATCGTCCTCAAGCAGGGACTCAACCGCCAGATCCGCAGGATGTGCGAGCACTTCGGTTACGGGGTGAAGAAACTGGTCCGCGTCCGCGTCATGAACATCGAGCTCGGGAACCTCAAACCCGGAAGGTACCGCGACATCTCCAAGAGGGAGCGCGAGGTGCTGATGGAGACCCTGTCCCACAGCGAACTCGAGAAGAAGGACTGA